Proteins encoded within one genomic window of Haladaptatus sp. QDMS2:
- a CDS encoding NADP-dependent malic enzyme, with product MGLDEDALDYHRTDPPGKLEISTTKPTNTQRDLSLAYSPGVAAPCLEIEKNPDDAYTYTAKGNLVGVVSNGSAVLGLGDIGAQASKPVMEGKGVLFKRFADIDVFDVELDTDDPAKMIDSVAMMEPTFGGINLEDIRAPECFEIESKLRARMSIPVFHDDQHGTAIISGAALLNALEIAEKDIEDVNIVFSGAGAAATATAKFYVSLGAKRENITMVDIGGILTEKRAEAGELNEHNEPFAKDLPDGGLEDAIEGADVLVGLSVGGIVSQEMVRSMAADPIIFAMANPDPEITYEAAKSARDDHVIMATGRSDYPNQVNNVLGFPFIFRGALDVRATEINEEMKVAAAAALADLAKEDVPDAVVKAYGDDPLQFGPDYIIPKPLDSRVLFEVSSAVAEAAMESGVARTHIDLDAYRERLEARLGKSREMMRVVLNKAQSDPKRVVFAEGGDDKVIRAGAQLVEQGIAEPILIGDQRHIWARMAELGLDYEPEIVDPDDDSLDAYADRLHQLRARKGVTRREADELITDGNYLGSVMVEMGDADAMLTGLTHHYPSALRPPLQVVGTAEDANFAAGVYMLTFKDRVVFCVDTTVNLDPDEAVLAEITKHTATLARKFNVEPRAALLSYSDFGSVDNDGTRKPRRAAQLLRADPTVDFPVDGEMQADTAVVEEMLNGTYDFANLDEPANILVFPNLEAGNIAYKLLQRLGGAEAIGPMLVGMNKPVHVLQRGDEVKDVVNLASVAVVDAQEDA from the coding sequence ATGGGACTCGACGAGGACGCACTCGACTACCACCGCACCGACCCCCCCGGTAAACTCGAGATTTCGACGACAAAGCCAACGAACACCCAACGCGACCTGAGCCTCGCGTACTCGCCCGGGGTGGCCGCACCGTGTCTCGAAATCGAGAAAAATCCCGACGACGCCTACACCTACACCGCCAAAGGAAACCTCGTCGGCGTCGTCTCCAATGGCTCTGCGGTGCTTGGCCTTGGGGACATCGGCGCACAGGCCTCGAAACCGGTGATGGAGGGCAAGGGCGTCCTGTTCAAGCGGTTCGCCGACATCGACGTCTTCGACGTGGAACTGGACACCGACGACCCGGCGAAGATGATCGACTCGGTGGCGATGATGGAACCGACGTTCGGGGGCATCAACTTAGAGGACATCAGGGCCCCCGAGTGCTTCGAAATCGAGTCAAAACTCAGAGCGCGAATGTCGATTCCCGTGTTCCACGACGACCAGCACGGGACGGCCATCATCTCCGGAGCCGCCCTCTTGAATGCCCTCGAAATCGCGGAGAAGGATATCGAGGACGTGAACATCGTCTTCTCGGGTGCGGGTGCAGCAGCCACCGCCACGGCCAAGTTCTACGTCTCCCTCGGCGCGAAACGCGAGAACATTACGATGGTCGATATCGGCGGCATCCTCACCGAGAAACGCGCGGAAGCGGGGGAGTTGAACGAGCACAACGAACCGTTCGCAAAGGACCTGCCAGACGGCGGGCTTGAAGACGCAATCGAGGGCGCAGACGTGCTCGTTGGCCTCTCAGTAGGCGGTATCGTGAGCCAGGAGATGGTACGGTCGATGGCCGCAGACCCCATCATCTTCGCGATGGCGAACCCCGACCCAGAAATCACCTACGAAGCGGCGAAATCGGCCCGCGACGACCACGTCATCATGGCGACGGGGCGCTCTGACTACCCGAATCAGGTAAACAACGTTCTCGGGTTCCCCTTCATCTTCCGGGGCGCACTCGACGTTCGGGCGACCGAAATCAACGAGGAGATGAAAGTCGCCGCCGCCGCTGCCCTCGCCGACCTCGCGAAGGAAGACGTCCCCGACGCCGTGGTGAAGGCGTACGGTGACGACCCACTCCAGTTCGGCCCCGACTACATCATCCCGAAACCGCTCGACTCTCGTGTCCTGTTCGAGGTCTCGTCTGCGGTCGCCGAGGCCGCGATGGAAAGCGGCGTGGCGAGAACGCACATCGACCTCGACGCCTATCGCGAGCGCCTCGAAGCGCGCCTTGGGAAGTCTCGCGAGATGATGCGCGTCGTCCTCAACAAAGCCCAGAGCGACCCGAAACGCGTCGTCTTCGCGGAAGGAGGCGACGACAAGGTCATTCGGGCGGGGGCACAGCTCGTCGAACAGGGTATCGCGGAGCCAATTCTCATCGGCGACCAACGCCACATCTGGGCGCGGATGGCCGAACTCGGCCTCGACTACGAGCCAGAAATCGTCGACCCGGACGATGATTCCCTCGACGCCTACGCAGACCGTCTGCACCAGCTTCGCGCCAGAAAGGGCGTCACTCGGCGTGAGGCGGACGAACTCATCACGGACGGCAACTACCTCGGCAGCGTGATGGTCGAAATGGGCGACGCCGACGCGATGCTCACCGGCCTCACCCACCACTATCCCTCCGCGCTCCGACCGCCCCTGCAAGTTGTCGGCACGGCAGAAGATGCGAACTTCGCCGCCGGGGTGTACATGCTCACGTTCAAAGACCGGGTCGTCTTCTGCGTGGACACGACCGTCAATCTGGACCCCGACGAGGCCGTCCTCGCCGAGATTACGAAGCACACGGCGACGCTCGCCCGGAAGTTCAACGTCGAACCGCGCGCGGCGCTGCTCTCGTACTCCGATTTCGGCTCGGTGGACAACGACGGGACGCGAAAACCCCGGCGGGCCGCCCAACTCCTCCGCGCCGACCCGACGGTCGATTTCCCGGTCGATGGGGAGATGCAGGCAGACACCGCCGTCGTCGAGGAGATGCTGAACGGCACCTACGACTTCGCGAACCTCGACGAACCGGCGAACATTCTGGTGTTCCCAAATCTGG